The nucleotide window GAAATCTTGATTCCTTTATCCTGTACCTTCATGTCAGCAATTTGCTTCCATGGGGAGTTGGCCCCTGCCCAAACAACAAAGAGATAATCAGGTTTTGCATCGATGATTTTTTGAATATTAGAGGTAAAGTCTGTTGCAGCAGGATCTGCATATTCTTCCTTGACAATATCAGCGCCCAATTTTTCCGCTGCTTCTTTAAAGGCCGCCACACCGTCACGACCAAAAGAGTAGTCCGGTGCAAGGGTTGCAATCTTTACGCCCTTTTTGGCAATCGCTGCTGCACCAGCAACCGCATCCTGTGAGGAGTTACGCGCAGAATGGAACATATACTTATTAAACTCTGAACCTGTAATACTATCAGCGGCCGCTGGTTCAACAACCATAATCTTTTGATATTCCTCTGCCAGCGGCAACACCGCTAACGTGTCTGCCGAGCTGGACGATCCTACTAGGAAATCAACCTTATCCTCTTCTAATAACTTCGTGGCTTTTTGCACGGCGACCTCTGGCTTTGTTTCTGTATCTTCGACAATGAATTCAATCTTTCTTCCAGCCACCTCCATTTTTCCTTCTGTTGCATAATCAAGCCCGAGCTCAAATCCTCTTAATGTTTGTTTTCCATAAGACTCGAGTGCGCCCGTTTTAGAGGCAAGTACCCCGATTTTAATTGAAGCCTTATTTTCTGTTTTCCCACCGCCATCGTCCTTCGGCTCTGATGTTGACTTGTCAGAACTGCAGGCACTGGTAACAATCATTAAAAACATAAGTAACCCTACTAATGCCCATTTTCCGTGATACCCCTTCACAGCTTTTCCCCCTTAAAATGTTTACTGTAAAACTTTCAAACCATTGATTTAAGGATAGGCGCAGGAAGTTACAGAGGAGTTACAAAAAAGAAAAGCACAAGGCTTGAACAAAAAAAACAGCCCTATCCGTTAAGGCTGTTCAATCGATTTAAAAATGCTTTCCGATTCAATGATCATATTGTACATATGCCTAGTCGGCTCTAATGGGGTAACGCCCAATTCATCCTCCAAAACTTCGGTGCATTTTTGGTACCATTTCATCGCATGGGGGCGGTTATTTTTTCGATAATAGCAATACATTAATAAGCGATAAGCTTCTTCCCATGTGCGGTCACGTTCGAGGATTTTTTCACACCAATAGATTGCCGCATCGTAATTTTCACGGCGAACCCTTAATTGCGCTATTTTTTCGGCACCGCGTAAAAAATAAACAAGCAGACTCTCTCTTTTACTTATACACCAATCATCATAGCGACGGTCTGGCAAATAGTCGCCTTGATATAGAGTCAGTCCGCTCTCAAGGGAATAAATAACCTTTTCTTCATCGGCCTCATTCAGACCCGCTTGAATTAAAGCCTGAAAATGAGATGTATCTACTTCAATCACGGCATTTGGATTTAACCCGTAAAACATCCCGTCGCGAATGATAAAGAAAGGATTCGCTCTTGCTTTCCGTGTTGGTTCTAAGACATGCTGTAGGCTATTTAATGCAACCTTGAAATCACGATCAGCACTCTTTTTATCTTGATTTGGCCAAAGAATTTGCATGATTTCGTCCTTGGTCATCGGCTCACTTACAGTGATGAATAACTGAAATAATTCTTTTGCCTTTTCTCTCTGCCATTCCTTTTCCGCCGCCTCTTTCTCCCCAAGCCATAGTCGGAATTGGCCAAGAGTCTGCACACGAATGGAATACCCGGGATGGGAGTCCAATGTGTTGACCCCTAAATCCTGTAAGACTTTTCTAACAAACGACTTCTGAATATTCATGCTTATGCACTCAAGTAACAACGGCACAAACGCTTGGAGATCCCTTGGGCCGAATACAGATCTGTGATATAAAAAGAACTCATAGTCTTGATTGTGTAAAAGGGTTAAACATTCACCCATTGTTTCTTTAAAATCTTCAGGTTTTTTCTCCCAATAATAAAGATAGGAAAACCAAAACTTACTAAGCATTTGTCCAAAGGAATCCCCACATTGCTGAAAGGAAGAATCTGCCTTTTCCAAGTAATGAAGTGCCATTGGCAGCTGTTCATTATATATGCAGGTAATCCCCATGCAAAGTGTAATGCAGGCTGACAGCCAAACATCTTGTACCTTTTCTGTTTCCTGCAATGCCTTTTTGCCAACATCCAAGGCCCGCTCCAGTTCTCCCCTTGTTCCGTATAAAATACAAAGTCCCATTAAGGGCTCGGCCTTCCCTCTGTTGACACCGAGCTGGCCCATGATTTCTAAGGCTGTTTGGTAGCAATTTTCGGCTAAATGGGATTCATATTTATTTAAAATTTGCACGGCATGACCCATGCGAATCCAGCCGCATGCTTCAACGAACGGAGCTTTTAGACTTATTCCTTGTTGAATTCCCTGTTGGGCAAGTTCCTTGGCTTTTTCTCCCTCGCCGGTAAAGGCTTCAATTAAGGAAAGCAATAGATCCGTTTCGCGATGGGCTTGCGGTAGTAAGTAACCAATGGTACCATTCACCTTTTCTTTATAGAGGACTTTCTTTGCCTCCTCGAATCGGCCGGTTCTAAGATACAATCTTGCTTCTAAATTCCCATCGAAATTAGCTGCCTTTGTTTTTTCAATCCACCTCTCAGCCTCAGATGCTTTCCCTAGGTTTAAAAGATTCTCAGATAGTAATTGATAGAGTTTCCCCTTTTCTTCATCAAAACCACTAAGTTTTTCTCGATGATGAATCGCTTCGTATAAAAGACGTTCGGCATGGTGCGGCTGAATTGTGTCTAAAAAAATCTTCGCCTTGCCTTCAAGGGCCATACTCATCCCAAGATTATCGTGCTTTTGTTTCGCACCAAAAAAAGACCTTTCATAACACACTTCAGCCTCTTGGTATTGGGAACGGTAGCGGTGGATTTCCGCTTTTAAATACCAAAGAAGATTGTACGCTTCCAACTCCACTTGAGGAAGAATCGATAATTGATCGTATAGGCTTTCCAATTTGCCGCTCTCAAGCATTTGTAAGCCGTTCTCTTGTAAAATGGAGGCAATCGCTTTATGGTGATCAATCTTTTTATAATGATAAAGCGCTTCCTCCCATAGCTGTCTTTTTTCATAAAAACGGGCGCATCTCTCATTAAGTGCAGCATACTGACTAGGATTATTTTTTTGAAACATATTTTCGAGAAACTCTCTAAATAAGGCGTGATAACGATAATGGTTCAAACCAACCTTTTGGATGAATAAATTCCGGTCCTTCAATTGCTCAAGCATGACTGCAGCTCCTTGCAGCCCGATAACTTCATGACAGATTTCCTCCTCAATTTCTTCGAATATCGAAGTTTGCTCAAGGAACTGCTGGATAATTGGCGGCTGTTTCGAAAACACTTCCATCACTAAATACTGAAAAAAGTCGTGCAGCGAGTGTGAGGAATGTTCAAAAAGTTCGGAAATATCCCTTTTTAAGGGAATCTGCTGGGCAATCATGCATATCGCGATGACCCAGCCCTCTGTCATTTCAAAAATCGTATGCAATTGTTGGAATTCCATCTCTAAACCATATAGATCCGTTAAAAGGAGTTCCATTTCTTCAATCGTAAGCACTAAGTCTTCTCTTGTTATTTCTAATAATTGTCCGCAGGCTTTCATTTTCGTCAATTGTTTCCACCCTGGGCGGCTGCGGCTGGAAATGACCATATGTAAATTAGAGGGGATATGTTCTAGTAATTTTTCCATCCAGCTATTGATGGTATAGGAGTGTTCAATTTGATGAAAGTCATCCAAAATGAGTGTAATGGGCGAATCAGTCGCAAGGATTTCATTAATAAAAAGAGAACAAAGAATGCTAAGTTCTTCTTCCTTAATGTAGCGGTCCATTGTATCGATAAATGCAGCTAATTCCATTCCAAAATCCGGTATAACTCTTCGAATAGAATGAACGATGTAGGTGAGAAAGGGCAGGATGTCATCATCCATAGAGGAAAGGGAATACCAGCAGCCTGGAATTTTCTCATCCCTCATAAATAAGGCAAGTGCCGTACTTTTTCCAAACCCGGCTCCGGAATGGATAATGGTCAAAGGATAGTCATTCATCTCTTTCATTTTCTGTGTAAGCTTTGCCCTTCTGATAAAATCATCCTTTACCACGGGAATCCGTAGTTTAGTTTGAATGAGTGGCAGCTTCAATTCATATCCTCCCTCCCTATTTTCATAATATTTACACTATTTTATCATACTCCAAATAATAAATTGGCTTTTTTCTATGTAATAAAATGCATTTACTTGAAAAAAATAGATAGAAAGGAATACAAATTGGGGTGCTGCGTCATTGTCGATTAAAAGAAAGATTCCGTTGCTTTTTAGTCTTTTAGTTTTTCTCATTTTATTAACCAATAATGCCTTTCATTATTTTCGTTCGAAAAATCAACTGCTTGAATATAACGAAATCGTCATCAAAATGATTGTTAAAGAGGTTTCTTTTCAGGTCAAAAATACGAAAAGCAGCAGCTTATATGTAGAAGACATTCTTGGCAGAGACTTGCGAACGGCTTCATTAGCTATAAAAAATGCGCTTCCGGCACGATATCAAGATATCACCAACGAGCAGCTGGTTTCTTTGGCAAAGGAAACCGGTGTTTCCCATATTACCTTATTGGCAAAAACAAGTAATGACATTGTCGGCGTAAGGTCCTCCGACCCTCATGAAATCGGCATGTCCACTAAAGGCTGGGGCTATTGGTATGATGCTTATCTTCAGCTTTTTTCCTTAAAGCCTGTTTCCGTTGGAAAGGGAATGACCTTGCCAAATTACTGGTCCGGTCCGATTGAGGTCGCTTCATCTGATCCGAAACACATTGATAAATGGGGCTATTACTTTGATGGGACAACGAATTATATTATCAACCCCTATTTTCGCGACAAAATAACTGATTATGAAAAACGATTCGGGCCATGGAAAATCATCAAGGACTTTACAAAGGAAGAAGGCATATTGGAGGTAACCGTATTTAATCCGAAAAACTTTGGCAAAAAGGAGGAAGTTGTCCATTTAAACGGCAATAAATATATTCGCATTTCGGCACTGCCTATTTGGTACGGAGAGTATAAATATCAAAACTACACTACTGATGCGAATCTAGTCAAAGAGGCAATTACAGAGAAAAAAATTCAAGTCTATAAAGGGAATCTTAATGGCAAATTGGTCAGGAAAACCTTCGTCCCTATTTTTTCAAAAAATGATCAGCCATTCGTCATTGGCCTTGTTTATAATTATGGATTAATTCATGCGGAACTGGTTCACGAGTTAAAAGTACATATTTTGTTATCCATCGCGATTATGATTATCGTGTTAATTGTTAGCTTTCTATTTTCAAGGTCGATCACCCAGCCAATCGGCTATATCGTTGAGCATGTAAATGAAATTGCGCAAGGGAACTTTGGAAAAAAATTAAAGTTAAAACGAAAAGATGAATTAGGACTGCTCACCGAAAACGTAAATGCCATGTCAAACCATTTGCACGGTTATCTGGAGGATTTAAATCAAAGTAAAGAGCTTATCGAATACCAGGCCTACCATGATCCATTAACAGGTCTGTTAAACAGACGCTATTTCCAAGAAAAGTTAAAACGAATCATTGATCATGCAGATGAAACTGGGGAAACCGTGTCAGTTCTATTCATTGATTTGGATCGCTTTAAACAGGTAAACGATTCGTTTGGGCATAACAATGGGGATGAAATCCTAAAAATTGCTTCAGGGAGGATTAAGGATTCTCTTCCGGTTGATGATAACACGATCATCACAAGGCAGGGCGGCGATGAATTTATTATATTACTCAT belongs to Neobacillus sp. OS1-2 and includes:
- a CDS encoding substrate-binding domain-containing protein, producing the protein MFLMIVTSACSSDKSTSEPKDDGGGKTENKASIKIGVLASKTGALESYGKQTLRGFELGLDYATEGKMEVAGRKIEFIVEDTETKPEVAVQKATKLLEEDKVDFLVGSSSSADTLAVLPLAEEYQKIMVVEPAAADSITGSEFNKYMFHSARNSSQDAVAGAAAIAKKGVKIATLAPDYSFGRDGVAAFKEAAEKLGADIVKEEYADPAATDFTSNIQKIIDAKPDYLFVVWAGANSPWKQIADMKVQDKGIKISTGAPDIAALSTMEPLIGMEGFTVYYHDLPKNKMNDWLVAEHQKRFNGDVPDLFTPGGMSAAISIVEALKKTNGEADADTLIKTMEGMSFETPKGKMTYRGEDHQALQTLYAIKLEKKDGVSYPVPVLIRELTPEETAPPVRNK
- a CDS encoding BTAD domain-containing putative transcriptional regulator — encoded protein: MKLPLIQTKLRIPVVKDDFIRRAKLTQKMKEMNDYPLTIIHSGAGFGKSTALALFMRDEKIPGCWYSLSSMDDDILPFLTYIVHSIRRVIPDFGMELAAFIDTMDRYIKEEELSILCSLFINEILATDSPITLILDDFHQIEHSYTINSWMEKLLEHIPSNLHMVISSRSRPGWKQLTKMKACGQLLEITREDLVLTIEEMELLLTDLYGLEMEFQQLHTIFEMTEGWVIAICMIAQQIPLKRDISELFEHSSHSLHDFFQYLVMEVFSKQPPIIQQFLEQTSIFEEIEEEICHEVIGLQGAAVMLEQLKDRNLFIQKVGLNHYRYHALFREFLENMFQKNNPSQYAALNERCARFYEKRQLWEEALYHYKKIDHHKAIASILQENGLQMLESGKLESLYDQLSILPQVELEAYNLLWYLKAEIHRYRSQYQEAEVCYERSFFGAKQKHDNLGMSMALEGKAKIFLDTIQPHHAERLLYEAIHHREKLSGFDEEKGKLYQLLSENLLNLGKASEAERWIEKTKAANFDGNLEARLYLRTGRFEEAKKVLYKEKVNGTIGYLLPQAHRETDLLLSLIEAFTGEGEKAKELAQQGIQQGISLKAPFVEACGWIRMGHAVQILNKYESHLAENCYQTALEIMGQLGVNRGKAEPLMGLCILYGTRGELERALDVGKKALQETEKVQDVWLSACITLCMGITCIYNEQLPMALHYLEKADSSFQQCGDSFGQMLSKFWFSYLYYWEKKPEDFKETMGECLTLLHNQDYEFFLYHRSVFGPRDLQAFVPLLLECISMNIQKSFVRKVLQDLGVNTLDSHPGYSIRVQTLGQFRLWLGEKEAAEKEWQREKAKELFQLFITVSEPMTKDEIMQILWPNQDKKSADRDFKVALNSLQHVLEPTRKARANPFFIIRDGMFYGLNPNAVIEVDTSHFQALIQAGLNEADEEKVIYSLESGLTLYQGDYLPDRRYDDWCISKRESLLVYFLRGAEKIAQLRVRRENYDAAIYWCEKILERDRTWEEAYRLLMYCYYRKNNRPHAMKWYQKCTEVLEDELGVTPLEPTRHMYNMIIESESIFKSIEQP
- a CDS encoding EAL domain-containing protein — its product is MSIKRKIPLLFSLLVFLILLTNNAFHYFRSKNQLLEYNEIVIKMIVKEVSFQVKNTKSSSLYVEDILGRDLRTASLAIKNALPARYQDITNEQLVSLAKETGVSHITLLAKTSNDIVGVRSSDPHEIGMSTKGWGYWYDAYLQLFSLKPVSVGKGMTLPNYWSGPIEVASSDPKHIDKWGYYFDGTTNYIINPYFRDKITDYEKRFGPWKIIKDFTKEEGILEVTVFNPKNFGKKEEVVHLNGNKYIRISALPIWYGEYKYQNYTTDANLVKEAITEKKIQVYKGNLNGKLVRKTFVPIFSKNDQPFVIGLVYNYGLIHAELVHELKVHILLSIAIMIIVLIVSFLFSRSITQPIGYIVEHVNEIAQGNFGKKLKLKRKDELGLLTENVNAMSNHLHGYLEDLNQSKELIEYQAYHDPLTGLLNRRYFQEKLKRIIDHADETGETVSVLFIDLDRFKQVNDSFGHNNGDEILKIASGRIKDSLPVDDNTIITRQGGDEFIILLMNLTIDETKAAAEKVVNHLKKSYSLNGKEIYLSASCGISIYPEHTKNMDTLIIYADLAMYSAKKTGGNKVTIYSEKLSQSNIERPRLEAHLRKAIDNKKIEVFYQPKTNVDTGTLFGAEALVRWTDDVFGVVSPEVFIPIAEDTGLIQPLWELVMNMACQQVSIWNATRPQPLSISINFSARQFQEPLQMVQRVKEILTESQLPPNNLEIEITESILLTNSSEIIQALKSLKAMGIAVSIDDFGTGYSSLSYLKDLPINTLKIDKSFIQNINENHENAEIAEAIINLARSLHLDVIAEGVEEEYQKDFLLSKNCVQMQGYLFSKPLSIVDFEEFIAKK